A genomic window from Sulfurospirillum multivorans DSM 12446 includes:
- a CDS encoding metallophosphoesterase family protein: MKLIHFSDTHLGFNDLDTVNALGINQREADFYDAFSQVIEQIKILKPDYIIHTGDLFHRPSPSNRAITFALEQFKLIEALNIPFIMIAGNHSTPRTNLSSPILKIFENFKNVYVSYNQEYKKIEFDDVVFHTLPHMHDESKALSQIELCEANLDATKRNIMMLHCSVGAHYLMAEFGEWVYPHDKESLFSKMDYVALGHWHGFGKVGKHENVYYAGSTERTSLNDKRNSKGFALVTLDESLHVNYHEITIRPIKTYEIDCEDYEQSVEALHVNDIKDALVEVKLTHLTPLQSIDIQTRDIKNLFGEALHVSIKREFKQTNGEATLNDIEALSLETYFLEHIKEESQPEEFERLKGKIQGLFSAYEEVSDDTL; encoded by the coding sequence GTGAAATTGATTCATTTTTCGGACACACATTTAGGCTTTAACGATTTAGACACTGTAAATGCGCTAGGCATCAACCAACGAGAGGCTGATTTTTACGATGCTTTCTCACAGGTCATCGAGCAAATCAAAATCCTAAAACCTGACTACATTATCCACACGGGTGATCTCTTTCACCGCCCATCCCCTAGTAACCGAGCCATCACCTTTGCCCTTGAGCAATTCAAACTCATCGAAGCACTGAATATCCCGTTTATCATGATAGCGGGCAATCACTCCACGCCTCGAACCAACCTAAGCTCTCCAATTTTAAAAATATTTGAAAACTTCAAAAACGTTTATGTCTCATACAATCAAGAGTACAAAAAAATAGAGTTTGACGACGTGGTTTTTCACACCTTACCGCATATGCACGATGAGAGCAAAGCACTTTCCCAAATCGAACTGTGCGAAGCAAATCTCGATGCAACCAAACGCAACATTATGATGCTTCACTGCTCTGTAGGTGCGCACTATCTCATGGCTGAGTTTGGTGAATGGGTTTATCCGCATGATAAAGAGAGCCTTTTTTCTAAGATGGATTATGTCGCCCTTGGGCATTGGCATGGATTTGGAAAAGTCGGCAAACACGAAAATGTTTACTATGCAGGTTCCACCGAACGCACCAGTTTAAATGACAAACGCAACTCTAAAGGCTTTGCGCTTGTCACACTGGATGAGTCTTTACATGTAAACTACCATGAGATAACTATACGCCCCATCAAAACCTACGAGATTGATTGTGAAGACTACGAGCAATCAGTTGAGGCTTTACATGTAAACGATATAAAAGACGCCCTCGTCGAAGTGAAACTGACCCATCTCACCCCTTTGCAGTCCATCGACATCCAAACCCGTGACATCAAAAATCTTTTTGGCGAAGCTTTACATGTAAGCATCAAACGAGAGTTCAAACAAACCAACGGTGAAGCCACACTAAATGACATCGAAGCACTCTCTTTGGAAACGTATTTTTTAGAACACATCAAAGAAGAGAGTCAGCCTGAAGAGTTTGAGCGGCTCAAAGGCAAAATCCAAGGCTTGTTTAGTGCCTACGAAGAGGTGAGCGATGATACTCTCTAA
- a CDS encoding AAA family ATPase, with the protein MILSKLHLENFKRYTSFDIEFGEGLIGIIGKNGSGKSTLFEAILFALYGELRNKKFKEVIRNASASDKDAVLVELDFEFEGMAYKVMREFRGKALSANAKLYKNGELTTSGAREVTVAITKLTKMSKEAFLHTLFASQKELTSLSTLKNEDRKKMIRKLLGLEKIDFVENELIEKSRELKRDIAASAEFLLGEEELKSKTVLIKETTAIKQAFEKEVKTKSTELETTKKQELHVKQELELFVKTKEQKQKFIGELSLIKNDINANIATQTKLTTELKALETKVKELKSLSTVKKEYESLSTKLKEQETLKNIQIKKEGLEKEQTQLRAQYTKAKADIATLEEQTKPYETLLGQKKENEALHVKIKTELANKQTEQKQLQNEFSAEQRVVLDTQQKIAKIQSLGRESNCPTCTRQLLDEYDNVIASLNDIVQKTQSQKIDKTKAKLELLNKQIGELELQKEQTQKALHVNETALSLIASKQKDLASAKEHFTKVSEQGKRNKEELDKLAQHAYDEALHVSLQKSFLELKPKYEAVLSLETELKREQGVREDLALTCKSAEALHVKEKEKEMEVTKTLYDEPKHTAKKSEYDELQKQKEKQYSVISEIKEKIAKNEGEIKTLQNALENNDIQLKKVQSKKDDLQDYEKIKLSLSEFKTKLNSKIAPRISQIASQMYATITKGKYQYIEVNNDFDFFIYDEGKCYPIERFSGGEIDLANLVLRIAISKTLSELNGASSVGFLAFDEVFGSQDENRRMEILEAFHTIKEQYRQIFLISHEMEIKEMFERVVEL; encoded by the coding sequence ATGATACTCTCTAAGCTTCACCTTGAAAACTTCAAACGCTACACCTCTTTTGATATCGAGTTTGGCGAAGGGCTTATCGGCATCATCGGTAAAAATGGCAGTGGCAAATCGACTCTTTTTGAAGCGATACTTTTCGCGCTTTATGGCGAGCTTCGAAACAAAAAATTTAAAGAAGTCATACGAAATGCCAGTGCAAGTGATAAAGATGCCGTTTTAGTTGAGCTTGATTTTGAGTTTGAAGGCATGGCGTACAAAGTCATGCGTGAGTTTCGAGGCAAAGCCCTCAGTGCCAATGCCAAGCTTTATAAAAACGGCGAGCTTACCACCAGTGGCGCGCGAGAAGTCACCGTGGCTATCACGAAGCTAACGAAGATGAGTAAAGAGGCATTTTTGCATACACTTTTTGCTTCTCAAAAGGAACTGACAAGTCTTAGCACACTTAAAAATGAAGATCGAAAAAAGATGATACGAAAACTTCTTGGGCTTGAGAAGATTGATTTTGTGGAAAATGAACTCATTGAAAAAAGCAGGGAACTCAAACGTGACATCGCAGCAAGTGCAGAATTTCTTTTAGGCGAAGAAGAGCTCAAAAGTAAAACAGTGTTGATAAAAGAGACAACCGCCATAAAACAAGCGTTTGAAAAAGAGGTCAAAACCAAATCCACGGAACTAGAAACCACCAAAAAACAAGAGTTACATGTAAAGCAAGAACTCGAACTTTTTGTCAAAACGAAAGAGCAGAAACAAAAGTTCATCGGCGAACTTTCCCTCATCAAAAACGACATTAACGCAAACATAGCTACTCAAACCAAACTTACCACAGAGCTTAAAGCCTTAGAAACGAAAGTCAAAGAACTTAAAAGTTTAAGCACCGTTAAAAAAGAGTACGAATCTTTGTCAACAAAGCTAAAAGAGCAAGAAACTCTTAAAAATATTCAGATAAAAAAAGAGGGTTTGGAAAAAGAGCAAACCCAGTTGCGTGCCCAGTACACCAAAGCCAAAGCAGACATCGCAACTTTGGAAGAGCAAACCAAACCCTATGAAACACTCTTGGGGCAAAAAAAAGAAAATGAAGCTTTACATGTAAAGATAAAAACCGAACTTGCGAACAAGCAAACAGAGCAAAAACAACTCCAAAATGAATTCTCAGCTGAACAGCGAGTCGTCTTAGACACACAACAAAAAATTGCCAAGATACAAAGCTTAGGTCGAGAATCAAACTGCCCTACCTGTACCAGACAACTACTTGATGAATACGACAATGTCATCGCCTCCCTAAACGACATCGTGCAAAAAACGCAAAGTCAAAAGATAGACAAAACCAAAGCAAAACTTGAACTCTTAAACAAACAGATAGGAGAGCTTGAACTTCAAAAAGAGCAAACCCAAAAAGCCTTACATGTAAATGAGACAGCGCTAAGTTTGATAGCAAGCAAGCAAAAAGATTTGGCAAGTGCCAAAGAGCATTTTACGAAGGTCAGTGAACAAGGCAAACGCAACAAAGAAGAACTTGACAAACTCGCACAACACGCTTACGATGAAGCCTTACATGTAAGCCTACAAAAAAGCTTTTTGGAGTTAAAACCAAAGTACGAAGCCGTCCTAAGCCTTGAAACTGAACTCAAACGAGAGCAGGGCGTGAGAGAGGATTTGGCACTTACATGTAAGAGTGCAGAAGCTTTACATGTAAAAGAAAAAGAGAAAGAAATGGAAGTTACCAAAACACTGTACGATGAGCCAAAACACACCGCAAAAAAAAGCGAATACGACGAACTTCAAAAGCAAAAAGAGAAACAATACAGCGTTATTTCGGAGATAAAAGAAAAAATAGCCAAGAATGAGGGCGAGATAAAAACCTTGCAAAACGCTCTTGAAAATAACGACATACAACTTAAAAAAGTACAGAGTAAAAAAGACGATTTGCAAGACTATGAGAAAATCAAACTAAGCCTTAGTGAGTTTAAAACAAAACTCAACTCAAAAATAGCCCCACGCATCTCCCAAATCGCTTCCCAAATGTACGCCACCATCACCAAAGGCAAATACCAATACATCGAAGTGAACAACGACTTTGACTTTTTCATCTACGACGAGGGCAAATGCTACCCCATAGAACGCTTCAGCGGCGGCGAAATAGACCTTGCCAACTTAGTGCTTCGCATCGCCATCTCCAAAACACTGAGTGAACTGAACGGTGCAAGCAGTGTGGGATTTTTAGCCTTCGATGAAGTCTTCGGAAGCCAAGATGAAAACAGAAGAATGGAAATCTTAGAAGCGTTTCATACCATAAAAGAACAGTACAGACAGATATTTTTGATAAGTCACGAGATGGAGATAAAAGAGATGTTTGAGAGAGTTGTGGAGTTGTAA